Proteins from a single region of Amorphus orientalis:
- a CDS encoding VOC family protein, whose amino-acid sequence MSSIHGIDHTVVMAESLEEAALTAHRLGFVTTPAARHPFGTGNVLVQLQGSYLEYLALLDESLFPEDAPGRFSFPSFNRDFLIGEGAGISMLALKTGDPEALQREWAQTGLSTVPPFSFERTARAPDGRDLPVSFTLAFASHADLVRAGVFALTHHHAPENFWHREYQTHPNTAVRMAGVTMVAPDPERAAATLSALVGGSVEPAADALTLPLSDGAVLEVMGPAAFAARFGSDRFGDTRIPRFAAMTIAVADPAATRAVLERNGIAASETGNGLTVPPEEAGGAGYRFVPDDAA is encoded by the coding sequence ATGAGCAGCATCCACGGGATCGACCACACCGTCGTGATGGCCGAAAGCCTCGAGGAAGCGGCCCTCACCGCGCATCGGCTCGGTTTCGTCACCACGCCGGCCGCGCGCCACCCGTTCGGCACCGGAAACGTGCTCGTCCAGCTCCAGGGCAGCTATCTGGAATATCTCGCCCTCCTCGACGAGAGCCTGTTTCCCGAAGACGCCCCAGGCCGGTTCTCGTTTCCGAGCTTCAACCGGGACTTCCTGATCGGCGAAGGCGCCGGCATTTCCATGCTGGCCCTCAAGACCGGCGACCCGGAAGCGCTCCAGCGCGAATGGGCCCAGACCGGACTCTCCACCGTCCCGCCCTTCTCCTTCGAGCGGACCGCCCGGGCGCCTGACGGCCGCGATCTGCCGGTCTCCTTCACCCTCGCCTTTGCCAGCCACGCCGACCTCGTGCGCGCGGGCGTTTTCGCCCTCACCCATCATCATGCGCCGGAGAATTTCTGGCATCGCGAATACCAGACCCATCCGAACACCGCCGTCCGGATGGCGGGCGTGACAATGGTCGCACCCGATCCGGAGCGGGCGGCCGCCACGCTTTCCGCGCTCGTCGGCGGCTCCGTCGAGCCGGCGGCAGACGCCCTCACTCTTCCTCTGTCGGATGGCGCCGTTCTGGAGGTCATGGGACCGGCCGCTTTCGCGGCCCGCTTCGGGTCCGACCGGTTTGGCGACACCCGCATTCCCCGCTTCGCCGCAATGACGATCGCCGTCGCCGATCCGGCCGCGACCCGCGCCGTGCTCGAGCGGAACGGTATCGCTGCGTCGGAGACCGGAAACGGCCTCACCGTTCCGCCGGAGGAAGCCGGCGGCGCGGGCTATCGCTTCGTTCCGGACGACGCCGCCTGA
- a CDS encoding CTP synthase: MARYVFITGGVVSSLGKGLASAALGALLQARGYRVRLRKLDPYLNVDPGTMSPYQHGEVFVTDDGAETDLDLGHYERFTGRPANRMDNITTGRIYQDIIAKERRGDYLGATVQVIPHVTDAIKEFVVTGNEDFDFVLVEIGGTVGDIEGLPFFEAIRQLSNDLPRNDTIFIHLTLVPFINSAGELKTKPTQHSVKELRSIGIQPDILLVRCDREIPPAERRKLALFCNVREEAIIPALDVESIYDVPIAYHNEGLDTEVLEAFGVTGAPPPDLERWSEISRRVSSPEGEVTIAIVGKYTGLKDAYKSLIESLVHGGIANNVRVKIDWIESEVFDKEDPGPWLENVNGILVPGGFGERGAEGKIAAASFARRHNVPYFGICFGMQMAVVEAARNLAGIENASSTEFGPTSEPVVGLLTEWMRGNELEQRFPDGDLGGTMRLGAYQAKLAEDSRIAAIYESTDISERHRHRYEVNRAYIDRLAAKGMRFAGMSPDGLLPETMELVDHPWFIGVQYHPELKSRPFEPHPLFASFIHAAMEQSRLV; the protein is encoded by the coding sequence ATGGCACGCTACGTCTTTATCACCGGCGGCGTGGTCTCCTCCCTTGGCAAGGGACTGGCCTCGGCGGCTCTCGGCGCATTGTTGCAGGCGCGCGGATATCGCGTCCGCCTGCGCAAGCTCGACCCCTATCTGAACGTTGATCCCGGCACGATGTCGCCCTACCAGCACGGTGAGGTGTTCGTGACCGACGACGGCGCTGAAACCGACCTCGATCTCGGCCACTACGAGCGCTTCACCGGGCGCCCGGCCAACCGGATGGACAACATCACCACCGGCCGGATCTATCAGGACATCATCGCCAAGGAACGGCGCGGCGACTATCTCGGCGCCACCGTGCAGGTGATCCCGCACGTCACCGACGCCATCAAGGAATTCGTCGTCACCGGCAACGAGGACTTCGACTTCGTGCTGGTGGAGATCGGCGGCACGGTGGGCGACATCGAGGGCCTGCCCTTCTTCGAAGCGATCCGCCAGCTTTCCAACGACCTGCCGCGCAACGACACCATCTTCATCCATCTGACGCTGGTGCCGTTCATCAATTCCGCCGGCGAGCTGAAGACCAAGCCGACCCAGCATTCCGTGAAGGAGCTGCGCTCCATCGGCATCCAGCCGGACATCCTGCTGGTGCGCTGCGACCGGGAAATCCCGCCGGCCGAACGGCGCAAGCTGGCGCTGTTCTGCAACGTGCGCGAAGAGGCGATCATCCCGGCGCTGGACGTGGAATCCATCTACGACGTGCCGATCGCCTACCACAACGAGGGTCTCGACACCGAGGTGCTCGAGGCCTTCGGCGTGACCGGCGCGCCGCCGCCGGATCTGGAGCGCTGGAGCGAGATCTCCCGCCGCGTTTCCTCGCCCGAGGGCGAGGTCACCATCGCCATCGTCGGCAAGTACACGGGGCTGAAGGACGCCTACAAGTCGCTGATCGAGTCCCTCGTCCACGGCGGCATCGCCAACAACGTCCGGGTCAAGATCGACTGGATCGAGTCGGAGGTCTTCGACAAGGAAGATCCCGGTCCCTGGCTGGAGAACGTCAACGGCATCCTCGTTCCCGGCGGCTTCGGCGAGCGCGGCGCGGAAGGCAAGATCGCAGCGGCCAGCTTCGCCCGGCGGCACAACGTGCCCTATTTCGGCATCTGCTTCGGCATGCAGATGGCAGTCGTTGAAGCGGCGCGGAACCTGGCCGGCATCGAGAACGCCAGCTCCACCGAGTTTGGCCCGACCTCAGAACCGGTCGTCGGCCTGCTCACGGAATGGATGCGCGGCAACGAGCTGGAGCAGCGCTTCCCCGACGGCGACCTGGGCGGCACCATGCGCCTCGGCGCCTATCAGGCGAAGCTCGCCGAGGACAGCCGGATCGCCGCGATCTACGAATCGACCGACATCTCCGAGCGCCACCGCCACCGCTACGAGGTCAATCGCGCCTACATCGATCGGCTGGCGGCCAAGGGCATGCGCTTTGCCGGCATGTCGCCGGACGGCCTGCTGCCCGAGACGATGGAGCTGGTCGACCACCCCTGGTTCATCGGCGTGCAGTATCATCCGGAGCTGAAGTCGCGGCCGTTCGAGCCCCATCCGCTGTTTGCCTCCTTCATCCACGCGGCCATGGAGCAGAGCCGCCTGGTCTGA
- the secG gene encoding preprotein translocase subunit SecG — METVLIVIHLMVVIALIAVILLQRSEGGALGIGGGGGGGFMSARGSGNALTKATAIFAFVFFATSITLTIIARQQEAPSSILDDLNQPAGQTAPGGSDPTRGSGQGILDTLEGMSSGSGTSGAAAPGGQSGAQAPVAPAAPEQPAGGPQVPTSQ, encoded by the coding sequence ATGGAAACCGTTCTCATCGTCATTCACCTCATGGTGGTCATTGCCCTGATCGCGGTGATCCTGCTGCAGCGCTCCGAAGGCGGCGCGCTCGGGATCGGCGGCGGCGGCGGTGGCGGATTCATGTCCGCCCGCGGCTCCGGCAACGCGCTGACCAAGGCCACCGCCATCTTCGCGTTCGTCTTCTTCGCGACCTCCATCACGCTGACGATCATCGCGCGTCAGCAGGAGGCGCCCTCCTCGATCCTGGACGATCTGAACCAGCCGGCCGGTCAGACCGCGCCGGGCGGCAGCGATCCGACCCGCGGCAGCGGCCAGGGCATCCTGGACACGCTGGAAGGCATGAGCAGCGGCAGCGGCACCTCCGGCGCGGCAGCGCCCGGCGGACAGTCCGGCGCCCAGGCGCCCGTCGCGCCGGCCGCCCCCGAGCAACCCGCCGGCGGGCCGCAGGTCCCCACCTCCCAGTGA